A segment of the Takifugu rubripes unplaced genomic scaffold, fTakRub1.2, whole genome shotgun sequence genome:
GGTAAGACTTCCTGTCATCCCTGAAAAATCCACCTCAAACGTGGCCTGGTTGAGTTGTGGGTCGTCCCGATGTCCCATCGGAGTTCTTTATTTAGAGCTGTGAATCAGGCCAGAGCCGTTCTGTCCTCTGTGCTCTCGCTCCTGCTGGAAAGGCTTCGTCCTTCTGGGAACGGGGAGGAAAAGGCAGCGGCTATGTTTCCATCCTCACTGAGCATCTTCTAGAGAAGCGTGAGGGAGATGcgctcccctcttcctctgtgccCATAAATCTCCCCCCATGGGCGTATTTTTAGTTGACAGCCTGTTTATGGTATCTGGAATGAAAAGCGCTTGACTATTAATTTTGCTCTTAAGGTTCCTGTGTCAGTAATCAATTCAGAATTTGGAATCACTTATCACCAAacctctatgtgtgtgtgtggtgtgtgtgtgtgtgtgtgtgtgtgtgtgtgtgtgcacacacagccTCTTTacacacctaaaaaaaaaaaaaaaaaaaaaggactatTTTTAAATCGTCAGTCGTGACACAAAACATGTATTAATGTGAGCAGCCTGGCTGATGAGCAACAGCCACCATAAGAGGAGAATTAGCAGAGACGCTAGCGGGGTGACATTACGCCGTGGGAGGCAGCACCCACTGACTGCTAGGAGACCAACGGCGGTTGCTTAGCAAAGAGCCCGAGTGCATCTTCAGGCAGGGAGCCGAGCGGTCGGGGAAGCATGAAAGCCTCGCAGCTGAAACGATGAGCCGAGGGCAGAAGATATCATCAGCTGGCAGCCCCGCGCTCCGAACAGGTTGATGCTGCGCCGGGAAAAGGAGAGAATAAAAGAGTGGGAGGGGGCTCCACCGCCACAGCTGAATCTAtaatcagcagctgctgctgctgtcatgtgAGCGCcagcggagggagggagggagggaggcacaGACTGGAGGCACCTTATTCAGTTAGGGAGGCGTTCTGACGGCAGCTACACAGGAAAATGGGCAGCTAACTGGGGCGAGccggtgctgctgccacctcTCAGACGACTGCCTGGCACGGGCAGGTGGTATCATGGCAACCCTGCCACATCCCCGTGCAGCGCCGCTTCGTCTCTAGGGTATTTTTAGCGTGCCAAGCCCCGACATGGCTGTGGCTGCGTTGGTGCCATGTGTTTTTTGCTCTGACGGGATGTTTCTCTCTGCCGTttctgctgtttctctgcatgTTGTAATGGCAGCCCTTTTCTCTGGGAGCTGCTAACCAGGTAAGTCGGCAGCCAAACGGGCGGCCTCGCCGTGTTGACGTGTCGTCTCTGCTGTCCTTTCGTGCGTACGTTGTGCACGTCTCGTCCGTCGTTGACAGACGTGGTCGTGCAGGCTGTGTTGTCGCTGTCGTCATGGCTGTCAGCTCTGTGTTGTATGTCAGCATGTGTGGATGTTAGAAATGGCCGATGCCGCCTGCTCACAGTACCTGTTAGAGTCCGCCCGCTCGTGGCCGTTCCGCTGTCCACCCAGTGACGCCTCGCCCGTCTTTGATCCCGCCAGACGCTCCTATCCTGATAAAGGCTCTTGACCTCTGAACTTCCCCAACACTCATAAATACAATCAAAGCAGAGCAGTTTATGTAATCTTGAAATGTGACTCCTGCTGAAAGGACCAAAGTCCACATACTTTCACACGCCTTTTACTCGTCATGTTGCGACAAAAGCAGCTGTTGAGGGATTCAAATACACATTAGCAGTGAGAGCCAACTTCTCCAGAGGATAAGGCAGCTTTCTGGGCCACGTCTGTGGGCCCGTCGGGCTAAAGTGGCTAAATGAAGATATCGGTAAGATGGGGTTTGTGTTTTCATCGCGTATCTTTATCACCCAGCATGCGTTTGTTACATTCAGACCAGCGATAGCTTGAAATGGGTCCTTACAACTGGGGTATTAACCACGTGTGTGTACAGGTGCTCATTTCTTCCAACAAAAATGGGGCAAACGTGGGCAAAACTTGTTTAATTGCACTTCTAAATCTGTTTGGTAGAAGGTATTTTCAAATTCTCTTTAAATATTGCACCAGGAGCGCTCTAAATAAGCAGCCGATGAAGTCTACTCGGACACCTCTGAACTGCCGAcgcctccacttcctccaacTGCATCATGTGCtgcccacgcacgcacgcacgcacgcacaaccaGTAGCGTTTGTGATATCACGCTCCGCTTGTCTCTGAGCATCCAGTCGTGTGCTGCTAAATATTACACAGGATTGTAAATGCAGCCTCCGCCTCTCGTAACCTTCTCTGATGCTCTGTCTCCAGGCCTACTCTCAGGATGCCTACCTCCGTGGCCACGGTAGCCACAGTGGAAATGCCCATCACATTCCCGATCCGCCCCCGATATGCTACCCCAGAGTAGACGTTAAGCCTCCGGGCATGGCCCAGGCAACAGACCCGACGGAGCCGGTCAGCCGAGGGCCGAGCGCCCCCGCTGACCATGGGTACCGCAAAGAAATTACTGTGCCCccgtctccgcctcctcccaAATACTTCCCAAAAAGCCAAATGGCTGTGTGCATGCGCGGTGATGGTGTGAGGACTGTTGTGGTCCCCCCCGATAAGACCCATCTGGGACGCGTGGGTCCGGCACACAGGAAGGATTACGTGGACCATGTTCCTGGCTGGGGGAGGCCTGCATCTCTGGCCCAGTATCCTCACCATCGTAAGAACGATCTCTACCCAAGTGGGCCAGGGATGATTTCATATGGCGGCCAGCCGCCTCACTACCCTGCCAATCAACAAAATATCGATTGGCGCACTTACCAGACTTACAGGGACTACATAGGCGACAAAGGAATCCATTCCCACAGCACTCGGACCATCCAGGAGAGGCTGGACAACTTAAGAGCTACGGGTCACAACGTCTTTGGTGCTACACATCACATTCCCTGGGGTGACTGGGGATCCAGGGGGGTGCGGAGGAGAAGCACCTCCCATGAGCGCTCATACCAGGGGCCTCCACCCCACTTTCAGATCGCTCCTCGCAGCGCCTCGCAGGACCGCATGCTCAGCGCAGAGAGAATCAGCCAGACCAGGAACTGGCCACCGCGAAGTGTATCTCAAGACGGCCTCGTGCACAAAGCCCGGGCACGCTCTACAGACTATGTCGACCCTGGAGAGCTGGCCTGGCCCAGCGAGAGGAGGGCAGGTTATGGACGGGCTGACCAAGGCACGAGGCCCAGCAGGCAGTCCGCTCCCCGACAGGCCCTGCTCTACAGGCCTTCTGCTGCCCACAGCGCTGGCGTGAGAGGGCCTCCCGCTGCCTCTCTCTACAGCAAAGGACCAGATTCCCTCCAGACCCGGTCCTCGCCCATGCTCTCGGAGAGACCCTCACACTTTGCAAAGAGTGCAAGTGCCGAACATTCTTACGTCGACCAAAGAGTTGCGATGAAAAGTGGCGGTGACGGGAGCAGGATGCGGGCTGAGAGCGTGAAGCCTGCTGAGGCCTGCAGAGAGACGGTGGTGGGACACaggtcttcctcctgctctgctcccaAACAAATGCATCAGAGACCCAGCATCCTCAAAACCTGCTCACCAGGACTCCCAGAGTCAGCTGAACGGACGAAGCCTGTCAGAATCTGGGGTTGTTTTGAGAGAGAAGCCTCCTCCTGGGAAGAACCCCAGTCCTCTGCGACACCCTTCCTACATCCTGGCGATAACTGATGACGGAGCAGATTCCAGCGCAGATGTGGCCACGTGCTGGCTGCCCAACGACGCACGGCGAGAAGTGCGCATGCGAAGACTTGAGGAGCGCCACACCTCCTGTTCCAGAGCAACTTGGACCAGTCTCTGGACGCCATTCCATTCATCGGTATGAGTTTAATCCCTTTTAATGCTTCAAAATGCACATCTTTCCAATCTGTGTTGACGTCAAATGCTTGAGAGGTTTGAAAGGATACATCTGGAATTATGCTTATTAATGTGGGTTTGTGGCATTTGGTGATTTTTGTGGGATATTCAGCTTAACCAGCTCTTAGCTGAGGGACGGCTTAATCCTGTGGAAACGTATCGAtttttctctgctcctctcctgcagacTGGTTCTGCGATGTGAAGTGTCCCCGCATCACCATTATTGTTTAAATGGGTTTAGATTATTGCTTAAAAGGGTGTCTGCAACGACCGTCTCGCTGTCCACAGAAAGTGTTCAGTGGGAGCACATATTTGGAGGTGTCTTTCATGCTGAAATCCCTGTTCATGTCTGCTTTAAACCATTTAAAATGAGCTTCTTTAGGGGTTCCATCGTGTCACGCTAGGTTGCTAATATAGAAAAACCAGGTcggaggcagctgctgctgcctttcacCCTTTTGAAGCAGTTAAAGTGGGATTGAGTGTGTCTGCGAAGCAGAGGGTCACGCGTTCACACGCCTTAGCTGACCCGAGCTCGTCACCGTTTAAACAGCTCGCCAGTAAATAGAGCAGCATTCACCAGGACAGTGCAGTAATGGGGTCGGTTCTGTGTTTGGATGTACTCGTATGATGCTGCGGCTGCTCGATGCCCAGCTGCTCGTGATTTCCTCTGCAGTTCCCGCCCTCACCACTACGGGCTCCCACCTTGCAGAGGAAAAGTGGTATTTGTGCGAGGCACCAGGTGCAGACAAAGCGGCCAAATGGCTCGGCCACTCTGGGCCTGGTGCTCCGGCCCAGTAGAACAGGGCTTTGATTGTATAGCTCAGCTTCCATCAATAGGCCGTTTCAGACTGGTACCAGAGTACAATCCATCTTTTTAATTTGTCTTGTCCTCAGACAGGTCTCATCCTTGTTTCTGCACAGCCAGTTTCCTGCTCATGCTTCAGGGATTCTAAAGTATATTTAGCTCTGTTTGTTGTTGGGCTGGAACGGCAGACGTCAGATCGATGTTGGGTGGTTATTTGTCTGTCACGTGGAGCAGAAAGTCTTCAGCATGTTCTCCAGAACAAATGTTAGCTGGGACAGGATGGCGTCCTCGTCCCTTGGCCTGGTTTAAAATCGAGATCGCCCCAAAAGTAGGACAGTTGCTTTTAAATTTATCTCCTAAAGCTTGTGGGTGCAGCGAGGAGCGTTGGCCTCCGAGCTGACGGAGTAGCAACTGAAGAGCTGGTCAAAGGTCGTGCAACGTCTTGTACGCTTTAGCTGTCTGACGTGTTCGTGGTCTTTATTGGCCTTTATTCTTCCAACCTTCTGAATTCCTGAGAAGAACTATAATTATTCTCTTTGGTAGATGAGCCAATCAGCCCCAGCGtggaccaggaagcagctctcaTTCCACCCTCTGCTGTCATATCTGTGGCACAATCTGTAACAACAGGTACCTCCAGCCCAGGATCACCCTGCCCTCCCATTCGTCgccagctgtcacatgaccaaggTGAAGCATTCTTTTGGCCTTTCGTTTGTTTACTTTTGAGTCGTCGCAGCGATATAACGTCGAGATACTCATTTTTTACACGCTTCACCGCTGTCAGTAGTtttcctaaccctcacccttcATCGCTGTATCCAGAGTCCCTGAGAAGCGCTCTGCTGGAATCTGAGACGGTCAGCAAATCGGAGCGGTCCAAATCTTATGATGAAGGTCTGGAGAGCTAccaggaggagggcagagggtGCGTGTCGCCCGGGATTATTGGATTGCTTTGGTCGTTTGTGTATTAGTGCTGAGCTGTGGCTCTGTCTGCCCCTAAAACGCTGTTGCTCTGTTCTCCCGCTCCTGTAGGAGATCCTCCAGTAAGCACATGCCCAGTTTCAGGGTCTTCAGGAAGGTGAGCAGCGTCAGTCTCCCCCACACCGACGGTCACTCTGGTTTTAGACTCTTCTTCTGTTAATATTGTGGTCTCCTCTCACTCGCAGGCCCTGGATGGACATAAATTTATCGGGGATCGAAGGGATTCCTTGTACATCTTTGAAGATTCCTCCAAAGAAGGGCTGCTCAATTTTAGGCAACTTGCCACGGATAAAAATAAGGTATGACTGTCGGGCGGCCCGCCCCAGTACATCCGTGTCTGGTAATGTAATTATTCCTCTCTCTGCGTCTCCGGTGCAGCGTGTCGGTGGTGGGATGAGGGCGTGGAAGCAGATGTATGCTGTTTTACAAGGTCACACCCTCAGCCTGTACAAAGACAGGAAGGATGCGCAGTCGGACGAGGACCCGCTGCCAATCAGCATCAAGGCCTGTCTGATTGACATCTCCTACAGCGACACGAGACGCAAGAATGTTCTGAGGCTCACCACCTCCGACTGTGAGTATCTGTTCCAGGCAGACGGGAGAGAAGACATGCTGACGTGGATTCGTGTCATCCAGGAGAACAGTAACCCGGATGAAGAGGTGTGTTGCCCGGATCGGGACCACTTCTGCCCTACAATCATATCCAGCAGCGATGTTGCGCAACCACCCTCCCAGAAATTTGGGGCGTCATCGTTACGGGTCGGAACCCATCGCAGAAGTAGTTCTGACTGGCTTTCATCTCTTTGCAGAATGCGTCTGTAACAAGTCAGGATCTAATCAGTCGAAAGATCAAAGAATACAACCTGATGAGGTGGGCGGGCTGTGGTTGGTGGTATTTTAAGCACGTTTGAGCCGCTCTTAATATTTCTATACATTTGAAATCCAGTGCCCCCAGTAGCAGGTCGGAACCCTCCCCTAAAGCCGCCCGCCAGTCTCTCAGCATCAAACAAGCGTTCCTGGGGGGTAAATCAGAAGGCAGGATCCACAGCCCTCATTCCCCCGCCAGGGGAGGGCGGAGGGGCGCTCAAAGGTAAAAACCCCTGTCTGAAGGGGCCGGGGCACTTTTCTCACCACACGCGGGTCATTTACGTGCATTTAACCCGCCAGATGAGGCCAGTCCACCACGAGACAGAGCTGCCTGGAAACTTGGCATTGCAGGAATCATGAGAAGACCCTTTGAGAAAAAGACCCCCGCTGGGGTCATGTTTGGAGTGCGACTGGACGAATGTCCGCCGGCACAGACCAACAGGGTGAGTGTCGGTCGGAGCCGTGGTCGCCGTCTCAGAGATGTTAGCTAGCATCCAGCTGTGTGGCATGTCCACGTGTAACGCTCTCCGCCACgtgccctgtcctccctcctcgccctgtcctcctgcagtttGTCCCTTTGATTGTGGAGGTGTGCTGTAAAGTGGTGGAGGAGCGAGGGCTGGAGTACACCGGCATCTACAGGGTTCCTGGTAACAACGCTGCCATCTCCAGCATGCAGGAGGAACTCAACAGCAAAGGCCTGACGGACACGGACGTCCAGGAAGACGTGAGTGTCCACGctgctgtcatggcaacatGGGTCGGGCCCTCAGCCTCACGTCTTTTCCGTCTCTCTAGAAATGGCGGGACCTCAATGTCATCAGTAGTTTACTCAAGTCTTTTTTCCGAAAGCTTCCAGATCCTCTGTTTACCAACGGTGAGCTCGGCACCTCCACACCAGACTTTCAGGATGCTCAGTGTTGAACGAATGTTTGCCTGGTCTGTTTTCAGAAAAGTATGCAGATTTTATCGAAGCCAACAGGATCGAAGACTCAGCGGAGAGGTTAAAGGAGCTCAGGCGGCTGGTGAGCAGGAAATCCATCGTCTCTGTTTAAAGGGAATTCTCAAAGTTCATCCCGGCATTCTGCGTCTGAACACTCCTGCAGATCCACCAGTTGCCTGATCATCACTTCGAGACGCTGAAATTCCTCTGTGCTCATCTCAAGAGAGTTTCCGACCACTGTGAAAAGAATAAGGTGGGTGTTCCGTCTGCAAACGCCTTCCGGTGGGATGTGACTCCGCCTCCTGATGGAAACCCGCTCTCCTTCGGACCTCTCCTCCTCAGATGGAGCCTCGTAACCTGGCGATCGTGCTGGGCCCCACGCTCGTCCGAATGTCTGAGGACAACATGGCCAACATGGTCAACCACATGCCGGACCAGTGCAAGATCGTGGAGAACCTGATCCAGCAGTACGACTGGTTCTTCTCGGACGAGTGTGACGAGGAGCCTGTGGTGCGTgacgagtccccccccccccccccccccttacccgCCTCGTGTCTCTGGCTCAAGTCTTGTCTTGTCTCTGCTCCAGACCACGGCTGAGCAGGAGAGCACAGTTCAGTCTCAGCCGGTGCCCAACATCGACCACCTGCTCTCAAACATTGGGCGGACGGCAGCCTCACCTGGGGAGGTCTCAGGTAAATCCCCGCCTGGCACAATGGCAGCACTGTTGAGTTACAGCATAAACGAGGCTTTTAAAGGTCTTAAGTCTtccctgttttctttgtgttgtaAGGGGAAAGGTTTTCAGTCGTTTCTCAAATGATTTGAAAACCTTTGCTCTTATTCTGTTTACTTTTCTTTTATGGGTAAAGGTCCAGTTTGCTTTGacatttgattttttatttttgtttgtttgtttttagactAGACATGTTGTGCATTTGTTAATttgccttttccttcttttcctcttgtttaagtgcttttctcttcctgttttacCTGTGTTGAGGCGACCACTCGGTTTCTTTCAgttcttttcttcccctcctgccGGCCTCTGGCAGAACCCTGGCATGTTCTCCCCCAGAGTAACTCGTAACACCCAGAGATCCATTGAACGTTGATCCTTTTGCCTTCTGACCAGTGTGTAGTGTGTTGTCTCTCTCCCTTATCCCTGTCCAGCACTCACACATTACCCAATTTTGACACAGGCCAAGTGGGCGGCGTCTATCACTCGATGATGTCACTGATGGACTCAGTGTTGTCAGTGATGGACAGCTGGGACTGTCGGAAGAAGGACGAGTGTTGCGCCACTGTAGCTGCCTAGTCTGCAGAAACCCACAGCTCTTTAAATTGGgccaaaaggaggaaaaaagattttaaaaaagaaagaaagagaagtcggtgtttgtttgtttttcctgtggtGTGCACGTCTCATATTTAAACCAATACCCTAACTGAAGGGCATACAGAGAGGTGCTGCTGTACTTCCTCTGAAAGCCCTTCTGCTGTCTCTTGTCTCTAAAGCTGATCCAAAGGACAAGTAGCATGGTACGGTCCAACTCGCGCTCTCCCACCCGTGTGGCGTAATGGGTCGTGGTGTCGGAGGGGTGGCTCTGAGCCGGGCGCTTCCCCAGCAGCAACGCGGTCCCGCCCAAAACAGCCCAAACATGCGCCCACGCGTGCCAGATCAGTACTGACACGGTCACGCGGTCGAAGAGCGGCGGACCGGGAGCATGTAGCCGGGCCCATTCCTCCAGAACTCTTTGTTTTTAGTTCTCTTGATTTTGAGGCGTCTCCACTAGCGTctctttgtttggtttgtgtCGTCCTTGTCGTCATCCAACATTTAAGACATCACCGTGGTTACCGATCAGTCCCGTGCACTTAATACTTGAGCCCGTTCTGGGTTGTAGCACTCATCATTCAGTATTTCCTGACCTGGGCCGATCTGCTTGTCTTTgaggtttcttcttctgctgagcCAGATCAGAAGGATGTGTGGAcacttttgtttgcttttatgttTAGAACGGCAGGCTACACATtaaggcccccccccccgcctgctcAGGAGTTAATCTAGCTCAGAGTAAGGGCCTTCTTCCCACTCCGCTAAGGCTTGCCTGCGCCCGCTGTATGGACCACGACCCATAGCTCACCGACCTGTTGGGCTCGGGCCCTTCCGTCTGAATCAGAGCCGATCGGATCACGCCCGCCGTCCGTGGTGCCTGACAGAATGGCTGCAGCTGGCGATGCTCCGTGACCGATGTCTGTGATCTGCTGTGAGCATGAGCTGCTTTGAGTGTCTCGCCGTAGCGCTGTGCTCGCACCGCCCTCAGCCCTCCATCTCTGGCCTCCGTCTTCAGGAGCTTCCCACATTTCCTCGTGTGTTGTGCCTCATGGtgtttccctctgtgtgtgAGCCCATCGCGCTTTCATTCAGCTGCTTTCATCCACGCTTTCGTGAATCGGCCGATTCTCTTCGTGACGGCGCCTGTTGGAAGGTGACAGACTTGCTAACCGCTGTTCTCTTCCATACAGATTCAGCCTGTAATGACTCCTCCAGATCAAAGGTAAGATCCCTGGGACTTcttcacccatccacccacgaCCGCCTCCTCCCATCAGCTGTCACACCTTTGCTTTTCTGCCTCCAGGGCTTATGGGGGTCAGGGAAGGATCAGTGTAGCAAAGAGATGCTGCGCTCCTCCTTTTTTGCCAGCCGTAAACGCAAGAAGCCCAAGGACAAAGCACAGCCCAGCAGCTCAGACGACGACCTGGACGCTGCCTTCCCGAGGAAGGAGCTAGCAGGGGAGAGCCAGCAGCAGGCTTTCTGGTCCGCCGCCGGCCggacccaggaggaggaggaggaggaggaggaggaaacggatGAGACGGTGGAGCGAgaggatcagaggaacagctcGGAGGAACAGCTGGACCCCCCCTGAGAGGAAAGAGtctctgtcctgcagcctgGTGTCGCAGCCTTCTCCCCCTCTGCCTTCGGAGCGCTCGCCCTTCCCTCTTCAGCCCGGCTCCCCCTGCGCCTCCCCCTCACACTCCCCCACCCTCGGCTACCGACTGCCAGTCGCCCACCTGTGTTGTCCGTCGGACCCGCCCTCGAACTACGACGACACGGTGTCCGACCTCGGTACGATGAACAGCACCAGCTCTCACGCATCGGTTCCCCGACCGAGGCGGGGGCAGACGGCGGTTCAGGGTCCGGAGGCGGGCCCGAGCGGCCCCGGTGCGGAGGTTTGCTCCATCACCTCCGACTACTCCACCACATCGTCCATGACGTTCCTGACCGGCGCCGAGCTCAGCACTCTGAGTCCAGAGGTGCAGTCGGTGGCGGAGAGCAGGGGCGGCGACGACGCAGACGACGAGCGGAGCGAGCTGGTCAGCGAGGGGAGGGCGGCGGAGACGGACAGCGAGAGCGACCTGTCCGTGTTCACAGTTACCAGGAGCGACGGGGCGCAGGAGGCGCCGCGGCCGATCCCCTCGCACCGGCTGATCGAGTGCGACACGCTGTCCAGGAAGAAAGCCGCCCAACAGAAGGCCACCAGCCAGACGTCGCTGGAAGCAGCCCCGGGCGACAGGGACTCCAGCAGGCTGGCGCGCGCGGTGGGCTCGGCCACAGGCCGCTCCACGGGCAGCCTCGCCGCCTCGGCCCGCGGGGAGCTGGACAAAGCCGAGCCCGCGTGGAAGCTGAAGATCACCGACAGGCTGAAGGTGCGCCTGCGCGTGTCCGTGGACGACATGTTCGGCGTGGGCAGCCAGAGGAGCCGGTCTCCAGAGGGCCGCAGCAGGAAGAAGAACATCAGGCGCAGGCACACCATGGGGGGCCAGAGGGACTTCGCAGAGCTGTCCGTGTTGGGGGACTGGCCCGTCCACATGGGCTCGGGCTCCCGGTCCGAGCTGTCGGCTGTGGACCGGCTGAAGCCCAAGTGCAGCTCCCAGGACTTCTCCATCAGGGAGTGGATCGCCCGCGAGCGCCACCGCACCAGCAACCCCGAGGTGAGCCTGGACCTCTGCGACCAGCAGGCGGAGCCGCGCAGGTCGGACTCTCAGAACCTCGGCGCCTCGTCCTCCTCCGAGGCCCCGCAAGGCTCGGCCGAGGTGTCGAACGGGGACGTTCCCCAGGGTAAGAGCCTGAGCCTCTCGGCCACAGCTCACCCACACAAACTCACCAGCTCCCAGGTGGTCCATTCCCGCTTCTACCAgtacctgtagggggcgctgacTGTCGCTGCGCCCCGTCAGTCGGGCGTCCCGACACGTCTGTCAGTGTCGTGTCTGTCGTGTGACCCGTGTCAGTGTGTGAGCAtgttgtaaaaaaacaaaacagtgtgtgtttgtgctgctcacGTGGAGGAGGAGACGCTTTTACCTTTTCTAAACTTCTGGACAACCCGACTGGCCTGTGCGagtgggggcggagccaggcTGGGAGCGGGGGCGGAGCCAGGCTGGGAGCGGGGGCGGAGCCAGGCTGGGAGCAGCGAGGCTTTAACGGTGAACACCTTTTTGGAATGACTAGGGAATAGAGGACAGATTTTTAGTATCGCAGAGGAACTATTTTTGTGTCAGAGAACTATGATGTTGTGTGTCAGTAACCAAATGAAGAATGTATAGACGCTTGCTGTAATCCTGACTAAAGCTTTAGAGGCTCCTTTCATTCTCAAGTGTACATATTCTTATTTTTCTGTGTACTtgaattgtgttgtttttggtaCAGCCCGCGTGGACTGTCACGACCTCTCTGCTGTCAAAGGGGCCTTTCTGAAGGTACAGAGGTTTCACTGGCCTTATGCAAATTCTGGGTTCGTTTCTCATTGGTTTAGTGGCCACAGGAGCCGGGAACAACAGCCCTCTGATGCAAGAGTGAACAAAA
Coding sequences within it:
- the LOC101072293 gene encoding LOW QUALITY PROTEIN: rho GTPase-activating protein 21-like (The sequence of the model RefSeq protein was modified relative to this genomic sequence to represent the inferred CDS: deleted 4 bases in 3 codons; substituted 1 base at 1 genomic stop codon) encodes the protein MATRRVQTGEDERKQSRSSFCEHESPEWRRSAGSPAAQPPADEEFSWPRPKTVLLQRTAQGFGFTLRHFIVYPPESSLHLFPEDELGRRGRQRNRLEPMDTIFVKQVKEGGPAHGAGLCTGDRLVKVNGGSIIGKAYGEVISLIQQSGEFLELCVMPKDEDILQLPFSLGAANQAYSQDAYLRGHGSHSGNAHHIPDPPPICYPRVDVKPPGMAQATDPTEPVSRGPSAPADHGYRKEITVPPSPPPPKYFPKSQMAVCMRGDGVRTVVVPPDKTHLGRVGPAHRKDYVDHVPGWGRPASLAQYPHHRKNDLYPSGPGMISYGGQPPHYPANQQNIDWRTYQTYRDYIGDKGIHSHSTRTIQERLDNLRATGHNVFGATHHIPWGDWGSRGVRRRSTSHERSYQGPPPHFQIAPRSASQDRMLSAERISQTRNWPPRSVSQDGLVHKARARSTDYVDPGELAWPSERRAGYGRADQGTRPSRQSAPRQALLYRPSAAHSAGVRGPPAASLYSKGPDSLQTRSSPMLSERPSHFAKSASAEHSYVDQRVAMKSGGDGSRMRAESVKPAEACRETVGDTGLPPALLPNKCIRDPASSKPAHQDSQSQLNGRSLSESGVVLREKPPPGKNPSPLRHPSYILAITDDGADSSADVATCWLPNDARREVRMRRLEERHTSCSSNLDQSLDAIPFIDEPISPSVDQEAALIPPSAVISVAQSVTTGTSSPGSPCPPIRRQLSHDQESLRSALLESETVSKSERSKSYDEGLESYQEEGRGRSSSKHMPSFRVFRKALDGHKFIGDRRDSLYIFEDSSKEGLLNFRQLATDKNKRVGGGMRAWKQMYAVLQGHTLSLYKDRKDAQSDEDPLPISIKACLIDISYSDTRRKNVLRLTTSDCEYLFQADGREDMLTWIRVIQENSNPDEENASVTSQDLISRKIKEYNLMSAPSSRSEPSPKAARQSLSIKQAFLGGKSEGRIHSPHSPARGGRRGAQRXKPLSEGAGALFSPHAGHLRAFNPPDEASPPRDRAAWKLGIAGIMRRPFEKKTPAGVMFGVRLDECPPAQTNRFVPLIVEVCCKVVEERGLEYTGIYRVPGNNAAISSMQEELNSKGLTDTDVQEDKWRDLNVISSLLKSFFRKLPDPLFTNEKYADFIEANRIEDSAERLKELRRLIHQLPDHHFETLKFLCAHLKRVSDHCEKNKMEPRNLAIVLGPTLVRMSEDNMANMVNHMPDQCKIVENLIQQYDWFFSDECDEEPVTTAEQESTVQSQPVPNIDHLLSNIGRTAASPGEVSDSACNDSSRSKGLWGSGKDQCSKEMLRSSFFASRKRKKPKDKAQPSSSDDDLDAAFPRKELAGESQQQAFWSAAGRTQEEEEEEEEETDETVEREDQRNSSEEQLDPPERKESLSCSLVSQPSPPLPSERSPFPLQPGSPCASPSHSPTLGYRLPVAHLCCPSDPPSNYDDTVSDLGTMNSTSSHASVPRPRRGQTAVQGPEAGPSGPGAEVCSITSDYSTTSSMTFLTGAELSTLSPEVQSVAESRGGDDADDERSELVSEGRAAETDSESDLSVFTVTRSDGAQEAPRPIPSHRLIECDTLSRKKAAQQKATSQTSLEAAPGDRDSSRLARAVGSATGRSTGSLAASARGELDKAEPAWKLKITDRLKVRLRVSVDDMFGVGSQRSRSPEGRSRKKNIRRRHTMGGQRDFAELSVLGDWPVHMGSGSRSELSAVDRLKPKCSSQDFSIREWIARERHRTSNPEVSLDLCDQQAEPRRSDSQNLGASSSSEAPQGSAEVSNGDVPQGKSLSLSATAHPHKLTSSQVVHSRFYQYL